In Prunus dulcis chromosome 1, ALMONDv2, whole genome shotgun sequence, the following are encoded in one genomic region:
- the LOC117614334 gene encoding small EDRK-rich factor 2-like, with translation MTRGNQREKDRERAQARGGKGKNKDDGLTPEQRRERDAKALQEKQAKKAAGAAPGGNSSGGKSK, from the exons ATGACTC GCGGCaaccagagagagaaagatcgGGAAAGAGCTCAGGCTCGGGGCGGCAAGGGTAAGAACAAGGACGATGGCTTGACCCCAGAACAGCGCCGAGAGAG GGATGCGAAAGCGCTCCAAGAAAAGCAGGCGAAGAAGGCCGCGGGGGCAGCGCCGGGAGGGAATTCCTCCGGAGGTAAAAGCAAATAG
- the LOC117615840 gene encoding gibberellin-regulated protein 12-like, protein MARLSCFSTAFFLIFALICTIDVMAQSPGRAGGSVRPTGGEGSLRAEQCGGACAYRCSATSHKNPCIEFCNMCCKKCLCVPSGTYGHKEECPCYNNWKTKEGGPKCP, encoded by the exons atgGCCAGGCTCTCATGTTTTTCCACTGCTTTCTTTCTCATCTTTGCCTTGATCTGTACCATTGATGTCATG GCTCAGAGTCCGGGACGTGCTGGTGGAAGTGTTCGTCCA ACCGGCGGTGAGGGATCACTTCGTGCTGAAC AATGCGGAGGGGCATGTGCATATCGATGCTCAGCAACTTCACACAAGAACCCATGTATTGAATTCTGCAACATGTGCTGCAAGAAGTGTCTATGTGTTCCTTCAGGCACATATGGACACAAGGAAGAATGTCCATGCTACAACAACTGGAAGACCAAGGAAGGAGGCCCCAAGTGCCCATGA
- the LOC117614715 gene encoding ubiquitin carboxyl-terminal hydrolase 2: MGKKVKKKARAAPQKDKWIAADSPKKAPQPSNPSVKNGDDAVSVPKEKKPCSHVDKGVDLNKLSAKIGSSELVRCEDCREGVLDRRGGKGKGKHGKKKGSASVDSKSESKAIWVCLECGHYSCGGVGLPTTPQCHALRHARQTRHPLVIHFENPQLRWCFSCSMLIKIDKMEENSEQKDVFSDVVKLIKGHSSEESSVNVEDVWFGNGSVTSDIKSANNISSDLDGRGGYMVRGLVNLGNTCFFNSVLQNILAIDRLRGYFLNVDAFSGALTISLKKLFTETKPEAGFRNVINPRAFFGCVCSKAPQFRGYQQQDSHELLRCLLDGLCTEELSMRKRISSSRENGNSSNPGPTFVDAVFGGQISSTVSCVECGHSSTVYESFLDLSLPVPTRKCPPKTAQPTSRAKKTKLPPKRSGKVRSKINKDKSFAPSSSVATPSTSSEVSSQPQSGSTDPNVVEQWGLVMKNLSAVQESENEQVFEDAAEQTSTLLNDCTWLDYLDMGNMSDDNDFVSQNNDASTVQDSENKNALNDILLPPDSESGNQVSTLNGEPNVKPDFSSVNPWEEELPLQVQGSEVLLLPYKEECSVTEEIIGREDEASSSVVGGGQDEFDGFGDLFNEPEVAAGPTARPSVGEGGTETGFVASESDPDEVDDSDSPVSVESCLAHFIKPELLANDNAWHCENCSRTLQRQRLEVKKQVKSSAQILINGCETRAESDSLSLNMGLCPADIRNLSNGNLNSSTGCNHFGEDLHDGKINCSSIENGRSDKLNAAVRQQQEGNNEMKDALPVQSNTSDCNNTYSRESYIDQAIESCADEPRTAGCTSDNVPQTYSGILDGKHESEESEDEEINSKCVKVKRDATKRVLINRTPPILTIHLKRFSQDARGRLSKLNGHVSFREKIDLRPYMDSRSTDGEKYEYRLIGVVEHSGTMRGGHYVAYVRGGERSRGKAEKENNGHVWYYASDAHVRQVSLDEVLHCEAYILFYEKS; this comes from the exons ATGGGGAAGAAAGTTAAGAAGAAGGCAAGGGCGGCTCCTCAAAAGGACAAGTGGATTGCAGCTGATTCCCCAAAGAAAGCTCCCCAACCAAGCAACCCAAGTGTTAAGAACGGTGATGATGCAGTTTCAGttccaaaagagaaaaaacctTGTTCTCATGTTGACAAAGGTGTAGATTTGAATAAATTGTCTGCTAAAATTGGGTCCTCAGAACTTGTTAGGTGCGAAGATTGTAGGGAAGGGGTGCTTGATAGGAGAGGGGGTAAAGGAAAGGGCAAACATGGTAAGAAGAAAGGAAGTGCTTCAGTGGATTCAAAATCTGAGTCAAAAGCCATTTGGGTTTGTTTGGAATGTGGTCATTATTCTTGTGGAGGGGTTGGACTGCCTACAACCCCTCAATGCCATGCACTTCGGCATGCGAGGCAAACTCGTCACCCGTTAGTGATCCACTTCGAAAACCCTCAGCTGCGGTGGTGCTTTTCTTGTAGCATGCTTATTAAAATTGATAAGATGGAAGAGAATAGTGAACAAAAAGATGTGTTTTCGGATGTTGTGAAATTAATAAAGGGTCATTCATCGGAGGAGTCATCTGTTAATGTTGAGGATGTGTGGTTTGGTAATGGCAGTGTGACAAGTGACATCAAATCAGCTAACAATATATCAAGTGATTTGGATGGGAGAGGTGGTTATATGGTGAGAGGGTTAGTTAATCTTGGTAACACTTGCTTCTTTAATTCTGTCTTACAGAATATTCTAGCTATAGATAGGCTGCGGGGTTACTTCTTAAATGTTGATGCATTTTCTGGAGCTCTTACTATTTCCTTGAAGAAACTCTTTACTGAAACAAAACCAGAGGCAGGATTTAGGAACGTGATAAACCCAAGAGCGTTTTTTGGGTGTGTCTGTTCCAAGGCTCCCCAGTTTAGGGGTTATCAGCAGCAAGACAGTCATGAATTGCTTCGTTGCTTACTGGATGGCTTGTGCACTGAGGAGTTGAGTATGAGGAAACGTATAAGTTCTTCCCGGGAAAATGGGAATTCGTCAAATCCAGGTCCTACTTTTGTGGATGCTGTATTTGGGGGGCAAATATCAAGTACCGTTTCTTGCGTCGAATGTGGCCACTCCTCTACTGTCTATGAGTCATTTTTAGATCTGTCACTGCCAGTTCCAACCAGGAAATGCCCACCTAAGACAGCTCAACCTACCTCTCGAGCAAAGAAGACAAAGTTGCCACCCAAGAGGAGTGGAAAGGTTCGGTCGAAAATTAACAAGGACAAGAGTTTTGCACCATCATCAAGTGTTGCAACCCCATCAACCAGCAGCGAGGTTTCTAGCCAGCCACAGTCCGGTTCAACTGACCCAAATGTGGTTGAACAATGGGGTTTAGTTATGAAGAATCTCTCTGCTGTCCAAGAATCTGAAAATGAACAAGTCTTTGAGGATGCAGCAGAGCAAACATCAACTTTGTTGAATGATTGTACATGGTTGGATTATCTTGATATGGGAAATATGTCAGATGACAATGATTTCGTTTCACAAAACAATGATGCTTCAACTGTTCAAGATTCTGAAAACAAGAATGCACTTAATGATATCTTGCTACCGCCTGACTCTGAATCTGGTAATCAGGTTTCTACGCTTAATGGGGAACCAAATGTAAAACCTGACTTTTCTTCAGTGAATCCTTGGGAGGAAGAGCTCCCATTACAGGTTCAGGGTTCTGAAGTTTTGTTGCTTCCATATAAAGAAGAGTGTTCTGTCACTGAGGAAATCATAGGAAGAGAAGATGAGGCCTCTTCATCGGTTGTTGGTGGTGGACAAGATGAATTTGATGGTTTTGGGGACTTATTCAATGAGCCGGAGGTTGCTGCAGGGCCCACTGCAAGGCCCTCTGTTGGTGAGGGAGGAACAGAAACTGGTTTCGTAGCTAGCGAATCTGATCCAGATGAAGTTGATGATAGTGATTCTCCAGTGTCTGTTGAGAGTTGTTTGGCTCATTTCATAAAGCCTGAACTTCTTGCCAATGACAATGCTTGGCATTGTGAGAACTGTTCCAGAACTCTTCAACGCCAAAGGTTGGAAGTAAAGAAGCAGGTAAAATCTTCAGCTCAAATTTTGATAAATGGATGTGAGACTAGAGCGGAAAGTGATTCACTGAGTTTAAATATGGGCCTGTGCCCTGCTGATATCAGAAATCTTAGTAATGGGAATTTGAATAGCAGTACTGGTTGTAACCATTTTGGTGAAGACTTGCATGATGGGAAAATAAATTGCTCATCAATTGAGAATGGTCGATCAGATAAGCTGAATGCTGCTGTTCGTCAACAACAAGAAGGAAACAACGAGATGAAAGATGCACTTCCAGTGCAATCAAATACTTCAGATTGCAATAACACTTACAGTCGAGAAAGTTACATTGATCAAGCAATTGAGTCTTGTGCTGACGAGCCTAGAACTGCAGGATGTACCTCTGACAATGTTCCACAGACTTATTCTGGGATATTGGATGGTAAACATGAAtcagaagaaagtgaagacGAGGAAATAAATTCCAAATGTGTGAAGGTGAAGAGGGATGCGACTAAAAGGGTCCTCATTAACAGGACCCCACCTATTTTGACTATTCATCTCAAGCGGTTCAGCCAAGATGCTCGTGGCCGCTTAAGTAAATTGAACGGCCATGTCAGTTTCAGAGAAAAAATTGATCTTAGACCATATATGGATTCCAG GTCCACAGATGGAGAGAAGTATGAATACCGCCTAATTGGGGTTGTGGAGCATTCTGGGACGATGAGAGGGGGCCACTATGTTGCATATGTGAGAGGGGGTGAAAGGAGCAGAGGAAAAGctgagaaagaaaataatggtcATGTGTGGTATTATGCTAGTGATGCACATGTGCGTCAAGTTTCCCTAGATGAGGTTCTTCACTGTGAGGCATATATCTTATTCTATGAAAAAAGTTGA